One genomic window of Candidatus Neomarinimicrobiota bacterium includes the following:
- a CDS encoding SAM-dependent chlorinase/fluorinase — MITLTTDFGYGDPYIGAVKGVIQSINRDARVEDVAHDLPKQDTHSAAFVLGGFYRYWPAGTIHLMIIDPGVGSSRLPILVETENWTFVGPDNGIFSAVYRNEEFKARHLTENKFFLDSTSDTFHGRDIFGPVASYLSLGVMPEEFGPEIENPVIIDYPVMNENEGDLTGEIIYIDSYGNLVSNIRRLMSEEFASGNVNGFEIKTILKSYNSGEDDSPFFINGSSGFLEISVKNGSAKKNMDVEIGAKVVISKK; from the coding sequence ATGATAACTTTAACCACAGATTTCGGTTATGGAGACCCTTACATTGGCGCCGTAAAAGGGGTAATTCAGAGTATTAACCGGGACGCCCGTGTTGAAGACGTTGCCCACGACCTCCCGAAACAAGATACACATTCAGCCGCGTTCGTACTTGGCGGATTCTACCGATATTGGCCCGCAGGAACGATCCATTTGATGATAATTGATCCGGGAGTCGGTTCTTCAAGATTGCCGATACTTGTCGAGACAGAGAATTGGACGTTCGTGGGTCCTGATAACGGAATATTTTCCGCTGTTTACAGGAATGAAGAATTCAAGGCGAGGCATCTGACGGAAAATAAGTTTTTCCTTGACTCCACGTCGGATACGTTTCACGGCAGAGATATCTTCGGACCGGTGGCTTCATACCTGAGTCTTGGAGTGATGCCGGAAGAATTCGGTCCCGAAATCGAAAATCCTGTTATAATCGATTATCCGGTAATGAATGAGAATGAAGGTGACTTAACCGGAGAGATTATATATATTGATAGCTATGGTAATCTCGTATCTAATATAAGAAGACTTATGTCAGAAGAATTCGCCTCGGGAAACGTAAATGGGTTTGAAATAAAAACTATATTGAAAAGCTATAATTCCGGAGAAGATGATTCCCCCTTTTTCATAAACGGTAGCTCAGGATTCCTTGAGATCAGCGTAAAGAACGGCAGCGCTAAAAAAAATATGGATGTTGAGATCGGCGCGAAAGTTGTGATTAGTAAGAAATGA
- a CDS encoding UDP-glucose/GDP-mannose dehydrogenase family protein: protein MGTGYVGLVTGTCLADIGNRVICVDLDQEKIDTLNKNMLPIYEPGLKEIVENNVEKNRLSFSSDIDSSIRSSEVIFIAVGTPSGSDGKVDLDYVEKAAAMIGSNLNDFKVVVNKSTVSVGTGKRVVEIIKENSKSGADFEVVSNPEFLREGSAVNDFMRPDRIVIGTDSDMAYEVMADIYNPLYLIETPIIRTTVETAELIKYASNAFLSVKISFINEMANLCDKTGADVHVVAKAMGLDGRISPKFLHAGPGFGGSCFPKDTKGLIRLARDNGVKSDVVEAAVAANDRQRMIMVEKLRSLLPELNKKMIAVLGLAFKPNTDDVRESPALDVIKLLINEGCTVHAYDPVAVENSKKILPSVKYFDDMMAACEGVDGVMLMTEWNEFRQIDLSVLKERMSKPNVVDCRNIYDPNKMKELGFNYLSVGR, encoded by the coding sequence ATGGGAACCGGATATGTCGGGCTGGTCACGGGTACCTGCCTGGCCGATATAGGCAACAGGGTCATATGCGTGGACCTTGATCAGGAAAAGATAGACACGCTCAACAAAAATATGCTCCCGATATACGAACCGGGTCTGAAAGAGATTGTTGAAAATAACGTAGAGAAGAATCGGCTCTCATTCTCTTCGGACATCGATAGTTCGATCAGATCGTCGGAAGTGATATTCATAGCGGTGGGAACTCCATCCGGCTCGGATGGAAAAGTCGACTTAGACTACGTCGAGAAAGCGGCGGCAATGATAGGCAGCAACCTCAATGATTTCAAGGTAGTGGTCAACAAAAGCACGGTGTCGGTGGGAACGGGTAAAAGGGTAGTTGAGATAATCAAAGAAAACTCCAAGTCCGGCGCTGATTTTGAAGTAGTCTCGAATCCGGAGTTTTTACGGGAGGGATCCGCCGTGAACGATTTTATGAGGCCTGACAGGATCGTAATCGGAACGGATTCCGACATGGCTTACGAGGTAATGGCAGATATCTATAACCCGCTGTACCTCATAGAAACCCCTATCATAAGAACGACGGTCGAGACCGCTGAATTGATAAAGTATGCTTCCAACGCATTTTTATCCGTGAAAATATCGTTCATCAATGAGATGGCGAACCTTTGTGATAAAACTGGCGCGGATGTGCATGTGGTAGCGAAGGCAATGGGACTTGACGGGAGGATAAGCCCGAAATTTCTCCACGCCGGTCCCGGATTCGGAGGATCCTGTTTTCCGAAAGACACAAAGGGACTCATTCGGCTGGCGAGAGACAACGGAGTCAAATCGGACGTTGTTGAAGCGGCTGTAGCCGCTAATGACCGTCAGAGGATGATAATGGTGGAAAAACTACGGAGTCTCCTGCCCGAACTTAATAAAAAAATGATAGCGGTTCTCGGATTGGCGTTCAAACCGAACACGGATGACGTGAGGGAATCCCCGGCTCTTGATGTTATTAAGCTGTTGATAAACGAGGGATGTACCGTACATGCTTATGATCCCGTTGCGGTCGAAAATTCAAAAAAAATACTGCCGAGCGTAAAATATTTTGATGACATGATGGCGGCGTGTGAGGGAGTCGACGGCGTCATGCTGATGACCGAGTGGAACGAATTCCGGCAGATCGATCTCTCCGTGCTCAAAGAACGGATGTCAAAACCGAACGTAGTCGACTGCAGGAACATATACGACCCGAATAAGATGAAGGAATTGGGATTCAATTATCTATCCGTGGGTAGGTAG
- the rpsA gene encoding 30S ribosomal protein S1, which produces MSDKEKTNNETNNPETEELTTETVDEEVTVEAEATVEEEKSEEPKEAETGTKDKKEKSVDEKIPEEDQTEEPPEVEEEYVLEPPIADDIIKTVTLEELEALTITDSPTESDMEELYNQSLHDISEGDVTEGRVLAVNDNEAIVDIGFKSEGVVPIEDFNRGELPQVGETIEVFLEKLEDETGQLVLSKKKADFMRIWERILEGYNNDEIFEGRILRRVKGGMIVDLLGLDAFLPGSQIDIKPIQDFDQFVGNSYEFKIVKLNEARKNIVVSRRELIEEDLKEKRMEVLSGIEVDQVMKGRVKNITDFGVFVDLGGVDGLLHITDLSWGRVNHPSEVVSIDEEIEVTILNYNDENGRISLGYKQLQPHPWDNIEKRFPVDTTVTGQVVSITNYGAFVELEKGVEGLIHISEMSWTQHIKHPSNMLSLGEEVEARVLKVTPDEKKISLGLKQLTPDPWENIEEKYQVGTIHSGVVRNLTQFGCFVELEEGVEGLVHISDLSWTKKVRHPKEVVKKGEEIEVMVLDISRDNRRISLGYKQVGEDPWPLFEEKYGLGQITEGTIVKVLDKGVTVDLPEGGEGFVPLSKLTGHRVRRASEIVEEGETINLKVIEFSKEDKKIVLSYLEYLEDSGEEEPSDRLELARKNRAEKAEEAAAVETGEESSEKGSPKEEELDTEESSDEKGEDGADLTSSEEVEKSESSEEAAAVETGEESSEKGSPEEEELDTEESGDKKGEDGTDLTSSEEAEKSESSGEESESASTEENVDRESADEEAEAKESD; this is translated from the coding sequence ATGTCGGATAAAGAAAAAACCAATAACGAAACAAATAACCCGGAAACCGAAGAACTGACAACAGAAACCGTGGATGAAGAAGTTACAGTAGAAGCAGAAGCAACTGTTGAGGAAGAAAAATCGGAAGAACCGAAAGAGGCAGAGACAGGAACAAAGGATAAAAAAGAAAAAAGTGTAGATGAAAAGATTCCGGAGGAGGATCAAACGGAGGAACCCCCGGAAGTTGAAGAAGAATACGTACTCGAGCCGCCGATAGCCGATGACATCATCAAGACGGTAACTCTTGAAGAACTCGAAGCGTTAACTATAACGGACTCTCCGACCGAAAGCGATATGGAAGAATTATACAACCAGTCGCTCCATGACATATCCGAGGGGGACGTAACGGAGGGAAGGGTCCTGGCTGTCAATGATAACGAAGCGATAGTCGATATAGGATTTAAATCCGAAGGGGTAGTACCGATAGAGGATTTCAACCGGGGGGAGCTGCCGCAGGTCGGGGAAACGATCGAAGTCTTTCTGGAAAAATTAGAGGACGAGACGGGTCAGCTTGTCCTGTCCAAGAAAAAAGCCGATTTTATGCGGATTTGGGAACGTATCCTTGAAGGGTATAACAACGATGAAATATTTGAAGGCAGGATATTGAGACGTGTTAAGGGGGGGATGATTGTTGATCTTCTTGGTCTTGACGCATTTTTACCCGGTTCGCAGATAGATATAAAACCGATTCAGGATTTCGATCAATTCGTCGGGAATTCATACGAATTCAAGATAGTTAAACTCAATGAGGCTCGCAAAAACATCGTAGTCTCTCGCAGGGAACTGATAGAGGAGGACCTCAAGGAAAAGAGGATGGAGGTTCTCTCGGGTATAGAGGTCGATCAGGTTATGAAGGGGAGAGTAAAGAACATAACCGATTTCGGCGTATTTGTGGACCTCGGCGGAGTGGATGGACTATTGCACATCACCGATCTTTCCTGGGGAAGAGTAAACCATCCCTCGGAAGTGGTTTCTATAGATGAGGAAATCGAGGTAACTATTCTCAATTATAACGATGAGAACGGAAGAATTTCGCTTGGTTACAAACAACTGCAGCCTCACCCATGGGATAACATCGAGAAGAGATTTCCCGTCGATACGACCGTAACGGGACAAGTTGTGAGTATCACCAATTACGGAGCGTTTGTCGAGCTTGAAAAGGGCGTAGAGGGTTTGATCCATATCTCCGAGATGTCATGGACACAGCATATCAAACACCCATCTAATATGCTCTCCTTAGGAGAGGAAGTGGAAGCCAGGGTCTTAAAGGTCACTCCCGACGAAAAAAAGATATCGCTCGGATTGAAGCAGCTCACACCTGATCCATGGGAGAACATCGAGGAGAAATATCAAGTTGGGACGATACATTCGGGTGTGGTTAGAAATCTCACGCAATTCGGATGTTTTGTCGAGCTTGAAGAGGGTGTTGAGGGATTGGTCCACATATCGGACCTCTCCTGGACTAAAAAGGTGCGGCATCCAAAGGAAGTGGTAAAAAAAGGTGAAGAAATTGAGGTTATGGTGCTGGATATCAGTCGTGATAACAGGCGAATTTCTCTCGGGTATAAGCAGGTGGGCGAAGATCCATGGCCATTATTTGAAGAAAAGTACGGACTTGGTCAGATCACTGAGGGTACAATTGTAAAAGTCCTTGATAAAGGCGTAACAGTCGATCTCCCTGAAGGGGGTGAGGGGTTTGTGCCTTTATCGAAATTGACAGGTCATAGAGTCAGACGGGCTTCTGAGATCGTCGAGGAAGGAGAGACCATTAACCTGAAAGTAATCGAATTCAGTAAAGAGGATAAAAAAATTGTGCTTTCGTATCTCGAATATTTAGAAGACTCCGGTGAGGAAGAACCATCGGATAGGTTAGAGTTAGCGCGAAAGAACAGAGCCGAAAAGGCAGAGGAAGCTGCGGCGGTCGAAACAGGCGAAGAGAGTTCGGAAAAAGGGAGTCCTAAAGAAGAAGAGTTGGATACAGAAGAATCGAGTGATGAAAAGGGGGAAGACGGCGCAGACTTAACGTCTTCGGAGGAAGTTGAAAAATCTGAATCTTCCGAGGAAGCTGCGGCAGTCGAGACAGGCGAAGAGAGTTCGGAAAAAGGGAGTCCTGAAGAAGAAGAGTTGGATACAGAAGAGTCCGGTGATAAAAAGGGGGAAGACGGAACAGACTTAACGTCTTCGGAGGAAGCTGAAAAATCTGAATCTTCCGGGGAAGAATCAGAATCAGCTTCAACTGAGGAAAATGTAGACAGAGAATCTGCCGATGAGGAAGCGGAAGCGAAGGAATCGGATTAA
- the tsaD gene encoding tRNA (adenosine(37)-N6)-threonylcarbamoyltransferase complex transferase subunit TsaD: MRVLGIETSCDETAASVVEDLKILSNVVSSQYIHGKYGGVVPEFASREQIKAIVPVVNSALDEAGSKLSDIDAVAVTLGPGLAGSLLTGLNFAKGLAMGSGRKFIAVNHLEGHLFAIRLALPDIQPPFLMLLVSGGHTQLILVKEWGGYDIIGTTLDDAAGEAFDKVAKMLGLSYPGGPEIERISSGGDPDFVKFPRALIGKGFDFSFSGIKTAVLYYLKKQDQAFINERIADISASFQKAVVEVLVEKSVRAAKEFDFDRIVVGGGVSANSALRDDLISAGEKNDIKVNFPPKFLTTDNGAMIAAAGAYYLEKGKSSPLSVNVYPNLGIGEEIPIING, translated from the coding sequence GTGAGAGTCCTGGGAATTGAAACATCATGCGATGAAACGGCTGCATCAGTTGTTGAAGACCTGAAAATCCTCTCTAATGTAGTCTCTTCCCAATATATTCACGGCAAATACGGGGGAGTAGTACCTGAATTCGCATCAAGAGAACAAATCAAGGCAATAGTACCTGTAGTCAACTCGGCATTGGATGAAGCCGGCTCAAAGCTAAGTGATATAGACGCCGTTGCGGTGACACTCGGACCCGGACTGGCGGGATCGCTCCTGACGGGATTGAATTTCGCGAAGGGGCTCGCAATGGGGTCAGGGAGAAAATTCATCGCCGTAAACCATTTAGAAGGGCATCTGTTCGCCATTCGTCTGGCACTGCCGGATATTCAACCGCCGTTTCTTATGCTGCTCGTTTCGGGCGGGCATACACAGCTGATTCTCGTAAAAGAGTGGGGTGGATATGATATAATCGGAACGACGCTCGACGATGCGGCAGGAGAGGCGTTTGATAAAGTGGCGAAGATGCTTGGATTGTCATATCCGGGAGGACCCGAGATCGAGAGAATATCAAGTGGCGGGGATCCTGATTTTGTCAAATTTCCGAGAGCTTTAATCGGCAAAGGATTCGACTTCAGTTTCAGCGGAATTAAAACAGCCGTTCTCTATTATCTGAAAAAACAGGATCAGGCGTTTATCAATGAACGTATCGCCGATATATCCGCCTCATTTCAGAAGGCGGTTGTGGAAGTGTTAGTGGAGAAATCGGTCAGGGCGGCAAAGGAATTCGATTTTGACCGAATCGTCGTCGGAGGGGGCGTATCCGCCAACTCGGCTCTTCGTGACGATCTGATTTCAGCTGGAGAAAAGAATGACATCAAAGTAAACTTTCCTCCGAAATTTCTTACGACGGATAACGGAGCGATGATTGCGGCGGCGGGAGCCTATTATCTTGAGAAGGGTAAATCATCCCCGTTGAGCGTCAATGTTTATCCGAATCTCGGAATAGGTGAAGAGATTCCAATAATCAACGGATGA
- a CDS encoding YbbR-like domain-containing protein: MKLSSLVIAMTLWLFVVTGSEYVHVMKLPIILRNLQTGRVLAEPIPEYAEVKMRGTGRQFLNNMLTRTFADKGIMLEMGRIKFYYEFALEPYLRSYPDRFEVPRDFGLELVEIISPDTVRVRLDSYREKEVPVRPRVTISTDPGYIQVGELIINPPKVRISGPASILDTIEELFTEERSFEARKNNVKATISVEIDQPQLVQISQPEIELRASIQSIGERRVEGIEVEVRNVPENLKAIVNPPTVSLELQGGIAFLTGLTGENIGASIDYSKDWKENQRLYRLRIEVPKDVTNWKSLTPSEVEVIVIRERRASESPGN, translated from the coding sequence GTGAAGCTGAGTTCTCTGGTAATTGCCATGACCCTCTGGCTGTTTGTGGTAACGGGGAGCGAATATGTTCATGTGATGAAATTGCCAATAATATTAAGAAACTTACAAACAGGCAGGGTGTTGGCGGAGCCTATTCCGGAGTACGCTGAAGTGAAAATGCGTGGAACGGGAAGGCAATTTTTAAATAACATGTTGACTAGGACCTTCGCCGATAAAGGGATAATGCTCGAGATGGGGAGGATAAAATTTTATTATGAATTTGCGCTGGAACCATATCTAAGAAGCTATCCCGATAGATTTGAGGTTCCCCGGGATTTCGGATTAGAGCTTGTTGAAATAATCTCTCCTGATACTGTAAGGGTAAGACTGGATTCTTATCGGGAAAAGGAGGTTCCGGTCAGACCGAGAGTAACCATTTCCACCGATCCGGGTTATATACAGGTCGGTGAACTGATAATAAATCCCCCGAAGGTCAGGATATCGGGACCCGCCTCGATTTTGGACACTATTGAAGAGCTGTTCACCGAGGAAAGAAGCTTTGAGGCGAGGAAAAATAATGTAAAAGCGACAATCTCTGTCGAGATAGACCAACCGCAGCTAGTTCAGATTTCTCAGCCGGAGATTGAGCTCAGAGCAAGCATACAAAGCATCGGTGAACGGAGGGTTGAAGGTATAGAAGTGGAAGTAAGAAACGTGCCTGAGAACCTCAAAGCTATTGTAAATCCGCCGACGGTATCTCTTGAACTTCAGGGCGGAATAGCATTCCTGACAGGACTCACCGGAGAAAACATAGGAGCATCAATCGATTATTCAAAAGATTGGAAGGAAAACCAGCGACTTTATCGGCTAAGAATTGAAGTTCCGAAAGATGTCACTAATTGGAAGAGCCTCACACCTTCGGAAGTTGAAGTGATCGTTATACGTGAACGGAGAGCAAGTGAGAGTCCTGGGAATTGA